In the genome of Podospora pseudocomata strain CBS 415.72m chromosome 7, whole genome shotgun sequence, the window ACAGGAATACCAAGGCTGAGCCGCTTGGGGATGCTGAAACTCGGGACGCACCCACGCAGCCATCGACAGCAGGTGGTTCGTCTCCttcgccgccaccatcatccccctgTTCCTATTCCTCGTCCATTTGTTCCCGACCTACACCGGTAGTGTTTGGAGCTGACACTGTGCCTGTGAAGAATAAACTTGCAGATCACAAGCTGTCAACACCAGgcggggggaagaaggggtaTTGGCAGCGCCAAGGGAACAAGGGCCAAGCCAACAAGGGCAGGTTGGACATCAGAGTAAATGTTTCTCGGGTGTGAAGTTGCTAAAGATGAAGCCATCATCAGTTGCCTTAACTCATTCAACCAAGACAGGTAGCTGCACGGTGTGAGAATGACACGTGGCCAATAAACAGGATAAAATTTTCTGTGGTTTTTTGATCAATGGAGTGTTGTATAATACAGCATCAATTGGCCAGTGCCTGACATCTAACCCATCTCGGCTCTCCTCATGTGTACCACATTTCCCGGCATCGGGCCGCTGTCCAATTCTGTGGGCATCTCACCTCCCATTTCTATTGGATGCTTTTGTTGAGTATCACCCACCGGCCTGGCACCAGAATAGAGGGGTGGCATCTTGGACTGAAACTCTGAGCGATAATACCCTCCTGCATGAGCGTCATGCCCATGAACCTCTACCATATCACGAGAGGCCCCGTGTAGCTCTGCCACCGGTCCGTTGGGggcctttttcttctgccgCCTGAAGAACAAAAATGCCAACAAAGCAGCAACTAACACAGCACAGGGAATACCCACGCCTAATCCTATCTTGAGTCCGTTCTTATCTTCGTCCGAGGGGGTTggcgctggtgttgctggtccGGCATTCGTGGGCGGCACCACGATTTCCGttgtcgaggaagaagatgtgGATTCGGAGGACGTAGAGGAAAATGtagaggaagatgatgttgaggtggtgggcaCAGGGACTGTTGTTCTGACGGTACCGGTCTCGCTTAACGGGGGGAAGCTGGTGGTAGCACCTGTTGCTCGAGTTGATACGatttcccccccttcatcgAGAAAGGTCCCCTTGCCATCCTGGCAACATTGTGGATCGTTGTTGCAGCAAAGGCTACCATCGCGGCATTGTACTACACGCGGCAGAACCCCATTGCTGGCGGCTGTTTCGTCTAAAGGGTGCGCCATCGAGTTAGTGATTGTCTGTGGTTAGATGCAAGGAAACGTACTGTAAAGACAGATCTGTCCGCAGCTGTCATCCCATTCCCGGATTGCACATGGACCCCTCACCCATAAACCCTCTGGATCGTTTGGGTTGTGACATAGTCGATTGGATAGACAGGTCGCTTTTCGGCCGCAGCAGGCGTTGGATCCAGGACAGAGCGTATTGTCTGTGTAGGCTTGGCCGGCAAAACCGTAGCATGTTATTTGAGCGTCCACTGTGGCGGGATAGGCGACGAACGACAACAATGCTGGCAGAACAAGCGCTATATACGCCGAAATAAGTGAGGGATGCCGGTTAGCGCCCCGGCCGGATGCGGGTGATAACATGACGATTACAACGGGGTTCTCCCACGTCTTGCGAACATGGAGTCAGAATCAACAACACAGTCACCATAGgcaggaagaaaagggacACTGGTGGTTTTGCAATGGAGGCGGAAATGGAAACGGGGCACAGCATACGGGCAGGGCGGCGGTTCTGCAGACTGCAGCTGGGTATACTCCGTAACGGCTACAGCATATTCTGCAGGGGGAGACATTGGGACCCCAACACGGGCCGGAAAGCATCGCCAAGGACATGATCCTGGCCAGTTGATATTCGATCGACATCGTTGTGATGTCTTGGATTGGCTGGCTCGGATTTGACCATGTTTCTGTGAGTACATTTCAGGTTGCTTTGCCGCAGGGAGACGGCGGGACAGACCCGCTCCCAAGAGTGACCTAATGCTCAAAGTTCCTGTTGGCACCGTCAGCTTGATCTTTCAGTCGAAAGAATAAGCATACCTGGAACCGACTACACTTGTGGTCATCAATATGGCTGGAAACGGGAGAGAGAACCCCAGTCTTGGCGTTCTGTCTCTTGGCTGCAACAGCGGGAGCTAATCTCAGAGTGGCTAGCACAGGCACTGCCCCACCTTTCCACCCCACCATGTTTTCTGCAGCGACTCCAAAAATTGTTGCTTCCAACTCCCACTCCCGAATTGTCATGAGATTGAGCGCCGCCCGCCTACTGCAAACATGGCCTCTGACGAGATCCCTGCTGCCGTTCCAGGCCCCGATGCCTCTTCCAGCGCCACTCCCGTCGCCCAGGATTCCAACGACTCTCAGAACAATGCCGACCGCAGCCAGAATCGCAACGGCAAGCGTGGTGGCCGCGGCCGCGGCCGCGAGAGAGGGAATGACAAACCCGGCGCTCAAGGAAAGCGTAAGCACGGCGGCTTCGGAAGCGCAAAGTATGTTGCAAACCGCTGTATTCTCGAGAAAACTCAATGCCGACTTCTAACCCAGCCGACAGAGGCCCCGTCCCCGACAAGCGCGAACAGGTCCGGAATAACCGCGATGCCAAACGCCGCAAGGTGATCGACGAGGAAGTTGGCGGCAAGAGCTTCATGAGCATTGAGTTCACCCCCGACGAGATCAAGGCCGAAGACCGCCGACCGAAGCGCAAGGTTGCCGTCCTGATTGGCTACGCCGGCACCGGTTACCACGGCATTCAGATCAACCACAAGGAGAAGACAATCGAGGGCGACATCTTTGCGGCTTTCGTCGCTGCCGGTGCCATCTCCAAGGCCAACGCCGATGATCCCAAGAAGTCGAGCTTGGTCCGCTGCGCGCGTACAGACAAGGGCGTCCACGCCGCTGGCAACGTGTTGTCTCTCAAGCTCATTGTCGAGGACGAAGACATTGTCGAAAAGATCAATTCTCACCTCCCCGAACAGATTAGGATATGGGGCATCCAGCgcacagtcaacgctttcAGCTGCTACCAGTCTTGCGATTCGAGGTGGTATGAGTATCTCATGCCCAGTTATTCGCTATTGCCTCCCCAGCCACAGAGCTTTCTTGGAAAAAGGATCCTCGAGTCGGCCAAAGAGAAGGGCGTGTTGGAAGAGCACCTCGAACGCTTGGATGATGTGACGGGATTCTGggacgaggtggagaagaacGATATCGAGCCTATCCTTGCTAGACTAAGCCCCGAGGTTAGGGCTGAGGTTTTGCGTAAGCTTCAAGACAGCAACGACAAGGAACTCGCCGAGGATGGACAGCCGGCCAAAAACGACCAAGAAGAGGCGAGCAAAGATGCGACCGCTGACAAAGATGTTGAAATGTCCGATGCTGCCGAGCCCCAGCCCGAGAAACCGGCCGAAGAGGCCAAGCCAGTCGAGGAGACACCGCAAGAACCAAAGCCTGAGAAGGAGTTGAGTCCCGTCGATGCGGCCGTCCGAGATATCAAGGCTGCCTACGTCGCGGCGAAGAGAAGATACAGGATCTCGCCAGCCCGTATCGAGAGGCTGCAACAAGCCCTGAACCTCTACCTGGGCACGCACAACTATCACAACTATACCGTGATGAAGTCCTTCAAGGATGCATCTGCCAAGCGTCACATCAAGTCGTTCGaggccaacaccacccctaTCCAGATTGGCGATACCGAGTGGCTGTCTCTCAAGGTCCACGGCCAGAGCTTTATGATGCACCAGATTCGCAAGATGGTCGCCATGGCGGTCATGGTCGTTCGCTGCGGCGCCCCGCTTGATCTCATCAAGGAGAGCTACGGGCCTCGAAGAATTAGCATCCCCAAGGCGCCCGGTCTTGGTCTCATGCTGGAACGTCCCATGTTTACAGAGTACAACAAGAGGGCCGCCGGGTTCGACAAGGAGCCCATTGACTTCTCCAAGTACGAGGATCAGATCATCAAGTTCAAGGACGAGCACATCTACCGGAGGATgtttgaggtggaggagaaagagaactCGTGAGTGCTGATGCCGCACCAGGCACATGCTGTATAATGTTGCTGACAACCATTTTTGCAGGTTCCACTTGTTCTTCAACCAGGTCGATAACTTCCGCACCGACTATTTCCTGTGGGTGACGGCCGGGGGTGTGGACGCTTCCCATGAGCGGTCTGATCGGACCGAGAGGGTGCccaaggcgttggaggctgagcttggcgatgaggctgatggggtggtggaggatggaaCGTAAATAGCTTTGCTACAGGCAACTTGGTCCAGAACACCAGCATCATGACAAAAGATTGGTAGCGGAGCTTTACGCTGCTCGAGCTTGTTTTCCACTTTGTACGCCATGCTTTCCCGTCTCTTGGAAGCGCTGCTGAGGTTTCACCTTACTATTTACTGTCCAGTGCGTTTGTTCGCCAGACCATGGTCGTTGCCTTCGCCTTTGGATGCCGCAGGTGAGGGCTGTAGTTTGTGAAACATCTGCAGATGCATATGcatcttccctccccccccccttccggTGACAAACGTGTATTTTGGCCCGTATAAAAATGCAAGAGAAGTACTCAACGGCCTCTTGTTCTTGCcggtttcttctttctgtCGTTTTCCGGTGTTCCTCTTACCAAATATTTGCAATCCGGTAGTATTTCGTCACTCATCACAACCCAAATGTCGGTCAACAGACGGAAAGTGGCGACTATCAGCGGCGTGCGCAGCAAGTTGGAGCGATACTGCCACCACGGTGACAAGATGCGCGAGAACAACCTCTCACATGACGAACTGATGCTCATGTGCCAGGAACGCCCAAACTATTGTTCCCTCGGCAAGGTCTTGCGGCAGAGATTGCTTATATTCTTGAAGACTGAACCTGAGGAGGCAGCGATTTGGAGAAGGACGCTCACCGACAAGTTTCCAGAGTGGCTTGATCTTCCTTACAAGCAGGAAGACGGGCCCCAGCATTTCCTCCACGACTGGGAGATATTCAAGTCACTGGGGTGGATTGGGGAGTGTCCACTGAGGCCTGGTATCCTCCCCGCTACGGAGCAAGGATCTAGCGACAAAATGACCCTGCCTGACACACAGCTTGACAGGCTGGTAGCTGTTAACATCCTGGTTGAGTCTCTCGTTAGGGAtaggttgaaggaggagaggaggactgCCGACGACTGCCGCTATGTCAACGCTGCTGTACAGACAAACGGGCTATCTCGAGGTTCGCCAGGATCATCAGATTCAATGGCCTAGCCGCCTTTCCTCGTGGCATCGCAAGCAGTCCCAAGCAAAGGCCCCGGCTAGACAGCAAAGTCTGGAGGAGAGCGAGCACGCATCCCGCAGAACCCCAGAATCACTGACATGCTACTCTTGCTTCAAGACTCACTTGTTAGTCGCCGCGTTCTGCTCTCATAATCCTCCAAGTCTAGCGCTAATGAATCTTTTTGGCTCAGCTACTGACAGGAACAAGGGGTTTCCCGTCTgtcccacctcctcaacggctcccatCCGCGTCAGAAGCTCAACCATCAGGGACCCCAGCCGAGAGAGCGCACAAGCGTCAACGACGGACTTATGCGTACTCATAATCGTCGTCATCGGAATACAATCCAGATTCTGTTTCACTGGCGTCGTCGTCACCATTGTCATCGCTAGCGGAtgactccctctccatcctggAATATATGTCTGTCAGGCCAGAAGAGTCTGACATCAGCCAGCAAAGATGATGGGCAGGACTTCGTTCACCAGCGGTTTGACTCCTGGAGGGAAGAGCAGGCAAAACAGCGGAGAGTGGTCACTGATGGGTATGTTCAGTCACTATTTGAACCAGCATAAAAAAAATAGGTCTTCACGGTTGCTCAGCGCGCGGTCGTTTAAAAATAAATTTTGGCATGATCGATTATGAAGCATGTCGCATTAttttccccaacccccaactccaaacgcCCCATGCTGTAAAAAATGAAACAGGAGAATACCGGCTGAAAGCAACAAGAGCTCACTGGTGCACACCAGGTACCTGTCCTGCCTGCGTTCTCCCGGGATGGCCTTCCAAGTTCTTGACGTGGTACCTCATCGGTGACTGTTCAGCAGCGCCAATCTGAGCCAGCCTCTGCTCATTCCTCAAAGCGTTGACCAGGTTGAAggtctcctccgcctcctgcTTCATGTTCCGTCTGGCTTCCTCGTCACCGGCGCCAGGCTTGGTCAAGGGGCCAATGATCCACAGCTCGCGGATCTCATGGGTAAGGGAGAGCAAGTCCTCGGTGGCTCTGATCTGCTTGACTGTCAGTACATGATTCTGAGGGGCAAGGGCGAGATATTGTAGACATACGAAGCCCGTCATGGCGGTCTCCATCGCGAGACTGTTGATGGCAGCTGAGGAATTGGAAGCATTGGCGGGAATCTGCTGGGTGGCTGTGTGTATCATGTCGCGGTAATAAGTCATGAGCTCGGCCATGAGCTTGTTCTTGCGCTCTACAAATGGGTTGGGCTTGTCAGCTTTCAATGCAGCTTGTGATTTGGGGCATATTTCAGCATCAACGATGGCATCGAAGGCCTCAAAGAActcggaagaagaagaatcaGAGTGATCAGGGTTGTAAGAGGGGCATGGGAATTTGTACCAAGAAGATTGTGAGCTGCATCAGCGTCGCGATTCATCTTGATATACCAGTCGAGGAATAATCCAAGGATGTAATGAGATTGTCTGGAACTAGGGCTTTGGTTTCTGGGAGTTTACAGTGACTGTAATAATGAAGAAGTTTGCTGGATAATATAAGACACACACAGGTTGCGGCAGTCGATGATtgttggcgatgatggtgaaggtTCGGTTGATTCACTTGATTGATTGAGTGAGAGCGGGGACCATAAAGCCTGGAATCCACTGTAGTGTGGTGCACAGGAAGACGCACTGTGCGCACGGGAAGACCTTGGCAGACTTGGTGGCTCCACTATCATGATACACAGTAATTCCACAACAAGAGCCCGATTTCAGGACAAAAACTATGCATCTTCTTGAGGTATGAAGAGCCAATATGGGCATTCATAAGGCACCTATGAGAGGTGAACGGGTCGAGGGTCAGGACATGGCAGGTGACCGATTCCGGAAGGTGTCACGTGTGCCGCCGAAGAATACGATTGGCAGAGTCCCCGCTCATTGCTGTGAGGGTTGAGCGCTCTGTCTCCCATTCTCTCTCGTTATTTTCACGACGCCGAGAAACAAGAACACGATGGGCTGCTGTTCTGGCTGTCAGCCGCCACCTGCTCCCTCCTTCACGGAGCAGCAGAGGGCTGACGAGGAACAAGATGTCAGCGACCGCCTTCCGGAGCAGGACAACGCCACGGCACGCCTGGAGCCTGACTGCTGCAAGGGTAAAACATCGCCTTGCTGTGACATCTCTTGTTTGGACCGTCTCGCCCTGCGTGCTTGCCATGATGGTGGCTCAAAACACAAGGGTCAAGGTATGTAGCCGTCACCAGAGCCAGCATTTGCTTCCACCTGTAGCTAACAACTAGCGCTTCTTTCCTCTAGCTCAAAACCGTCGCTCAAGCTTATCATGCCGTGGACGAAAGAGCAAACGACCCTGTGGCCACCATGCACGCAAGACAAGAGATTCATACGCAGCCACACTGGAGGCTCTTGGTTGTATTTGCCGCGCTCTGTTAGCTCTTGGCCAGGAGTCTTGTTGTATCCCCGACAAGGGTCCTTCGAAGGAGCGTGAGCGAATCTCCACATCATTGTCAGATCTCGCTGTCTCAGTCGGCGGTTTCTCTGCAAGGCCTTGCTGCCCAGCTACTTCCAAGGAAAGAGACGGCATCGAAAACTGCCAGGAGAGTTGTTGTGACGTCAAACAACAAACCCCAGCGCAATACGGCGCCTGTGCTGGCTCTTCAGCGACTTCTCATCATAAGGATCGGCCAACACTCTCTAGCATCGCGCAACACCAGGTTCATTCAGGCTCCCGCCCAGGAGGGCCCACCTGCTGCGATGAAGGCCCTTCTATGGAACAGACGGGCACAACTCTGGACCCTGAGCAAGGCCTGTCTACTCACGAACACATCGTCCTCAGTATTACAGGCATGACTTGTACCGGCTGTGAAACAAAGCTCCATCGCACCCTTGGCACTTTCCCCGGCATCAAGAACCTGAAAACCAGTCTGGTTCTTTCTCGAGCTGAATTCGATCTTGAGAACAGGTCCCTAGTTGATGTTATGAGGCACGTCGAAAGGACCACCGAGTTCAAGTGCGAAAGGGTGAAAAAGGGAGCCTCGGTTGATGTCATGGTGCCAGGAGGTGCATCGGCATTTATGGGGGAGCGGTGGCCGAAGGGTGTGACAGACATGGCCTTGGTCAACGACACAACTGTCAACATATCCTATGACCCGCAACTTGTTGGTGCCCGGGATCTAGTTGAGAGAGGCTGGGGCGTGCCCGTTGAGCTCGCCTCCCCTCAGCCAGATGCCTCTCTGTCAAATGGGAGCAGGCATGTCAAGCACATCGGACTCATGACGCTCTCGTCCATCCTTTTGACCATTCCTGTACTGGTTCTTGCTTGGGCACCGCTCCACGGGCATGAGATTGCATACGAATCAGGCTCGCTTGCCCTGGCTACTCTGGTTCAATTCTTGGTGGCCGGACCCTTTTATCCCAAGGCCCTCAAGGCTCTCGTCTTCTCCCGTGTCATCGAGATGGACCTTCTCATTGTCCTCAGCACCAGCGCCGCTTATGTTTTCTCGGTCGTGTCCTTTGCATTTCTTGTGACTGGAGAACCGCTGTCGACCGGCAGTTTCTTTGAGACAAGCACTTTGCTTGTCACGCTTATCATGGTCGGTCGCTATGTGGCGGCCTTGGCTCGTCAGAAAGCCGTGGAATCCATCTCGATTCGATCTCTTCAAGTCAATACCGCCATTCTCGTTGACTTCCACGGTGACCACGGCAGGGAAATCGACACCAGATTGCTTCAGTTAGGGGACATCTTCAAAGTCATGCCTGAGTCTCGAATTCCTACAGATGGTACTACTCTTGCGGGAACGTCGGAGGTGGATGAGTCCATGGTCACGGGAGAGTCCAGACCAGTCGTGAAGTCCCCCGGGTCACCTGTTATTGCGGGAACCAGCAACGGATTATCTCCACTGCTCGTCCGTGTCACTCGCATCCCCGGAGACAATACCATTgacaccatcgccgccatggTTGACGAGGCCAAGCTATCCAAACCCACGATGCAACGCCTCGCTGACCGCGTGGCAAGCTATTTTGTCCCTGTTATATCGCTTCTCATGATCATCACGTTCGCCATCTGGATTGCGGTTGGAATCAGAGTACGTGGTGTATCCGCAAGGGAAGCAATCATCGAGGCAGTTACATACGCCATTACCGTCTTGATAGTTTGTTGTCCTTGTGCCATCGGTTTGGCCGTTCCCATGGTCGTTGTGATTGCTACCGGTGTTGGGGCCGAACACGGTGTCATCTTCAAGTCCGCTGAGAGTATTGAGGTGGCGTACCAGGCAAAATATGTCATCTTTGACAAGACTGGCACTCTGACCGAGGGCAAGTTATCTGTCGTTTATTACGACGGAACGGATGGGGAGCTGGTCAACATGTCGCTCCTTCTCGAACTGCTGGAGAGCACCAAACATCCCGTCTCCCTCGCGGTTGCTACTTTTCTGAAGGACAAGGGTGTGTTGTCCTCCTCTACAGTCCAAGACATCAGGTCTCTGCCCGGAAAAGGAGTTCAAGGCCGTGGCTTGGATGGCCAAATCCTTCAGGCAGGGAATGTCCGGTGGCTCGATGTGGAGTCTGACCTCCGTGTCCAGATGcctcaagaagctggccACACGGTATTTTGCTTCACAATTGATGGCAAACTTGCTGCAGTATTTGGGCTCCAAGACACACTGCGAAAAgaaacagcaaccaccatTCTGTCCCTGCAAAACCGCAACGTAGCGGTCCACGTTCTTTCAGGAGATGACGATGGCCCTGTTCGGGCCGTCACTGATCAACTGGGGATACCCTGCTCCAACGTTCGCTCACGCTGTACACCGGCAGATAAGAAGTCGTACGTTGAGGATATCCTATCGCGCTCTCCGGAATCCGTCGTCATCTTTTGCGGCGACGGTACCAACGACGCAGTGGTTCTAGCACAGGCTACAGTGGGCATTGCCATCAGCCGATCCCTAGACT includes:
- a CDS encoding hypothetical protein (EggNog:ENOG503P8SD; COG:S), which produces MNRDADAAHNLLERKNKLMAELMTYYRDMIHTATQQIPANASNSSAAINSLAMETAMTGFIRATEDLLSLTHEIRELWIIGPLTKPGAGDEEARRNMKQEAEETFNLVNALRNEQRLAQIGAAEQSPMRYHVKNLEGHPGRTQAGQVPGVHQ
- the PUS1 gene encoding tRNA pseudouridine synthase 1 (COG:J; EggNog:ENOG503NVYM), translating into MASDEIPAAVPGPDASSSATPVAQDSNDSQNNADRSQNRNGKRGGRGRGRERGNDKPGAQGKRKHGGFGSAKGPVPDKREQVRNNRDAKRRKVIDEEVGGKSFMSIEFTPDEIKAEDRRPKRKVAVLIGYAGTGYHGIQINHKEKTIEGDIFAAFVAAGAISKANADDPKKSSLVRCARTDKGVHAAGNVLSLKLIVEDEDIVEKINSHLPEQIRIWGIQRTVNAFSCYQSCDSRWYEYLMPSYSLLPPQPQSFLGKRILESAKEKGVLEEHLERLDDVTGFWDEVEKNDIEPILARLSPEVRAEVLRKLQDSNDKELAEDGQPAKNDQEEASKDATADKDVEMSDAAEPQPEKPAEEAKPVEETPQEPKPEKELSPVDAAVRDIKAAYVAAKRRYRISPARIERLQQALNLYLGTHNYHNYTVMKSFKDASAKRHIKSFEANTTPIQIGDTEWLSLKVHGQSFMMHQIRKMVAMAVMVVRCGAPLDLIKESYGPRRISIPKAPGLGLMLERPMFTEYNKRAAGFDKEPIDFSKYEDQIIKFKDEHIYRRMFEVEEKENSFHLFFNQVDNFRTDYFLWVTAGGVDASHERSDRTERVPKALEAELGDEADGVVEDGT
- a CDS encoding hypothetical protein (EggNog:ENOG503NYTT; COG:P); amino-acid sequence: MGCCSGCQPPPAPSFTEQQRADEEQDVSDRLPEQDNATARLEPDCCKGKTSPCCDISCLDRLALRACHDGGSKHKGQAQNRRSSLSCRGRKSKRPCGHHARKTRDSYAATLEALGCICRALLALGQESCCIPDKGPSKERERISTSLSDLAVSVGGFSARPCCPATSKERDGIENCQESCCDVKQQTPAQYGACAGSSATSHHKDRPTLSSIAQHQVHSGSRPGGPTCCDEGPSMEQTGTTLDPEQGLSTHEHIVLSITGMTCTGCETKLHRTLGTFPGIKNLKTSLVLSRAEFDLENRSLVDVMRHVERTTEFKCERVKKGASVDVMVPGGASAFMGERWPKGVTDMALVNDTTVNISYDPQLVGARDLVERGWGVPVELASPQPDASLSNGSRHVKHIGLMTLSSILLTIPVLVLAWAPLHGHEIAYESGSLALATLVQFLVAGPFYPKALKALVFSRVIEMDLLIVLSTSAAYVFSVVSFAFLVTGEPLSTGSFFETSTLLVTLIMVGRYVAALARQKAVESISIRSLQVNTAILVDFHGDHGREIDTRLLQLGDIFKVMPESRIPTDGTTLAGTSEVDESMVTGESRPVVKSPGSPVIAGTSNGLSPLLVRVTRIPGDNTIDTIAAMVDEAKLSKPTMQRLADRVASYFVPVISLLMIITFAIWIAVGIRVRGVSAREAIIEAVTYAITVLIVCCPCAIGLAVPMVVVIATGVGAEHGVIFKSAESIEVAYQAKYVIFDKTGTLTEGKLSVVYYDGTDGELVNMSLLLELLESTKHPVSLAVATFLKDKGVLSSSTVQDIRSLPGKGVQGRGLDGQILQAGNVRWLDVESDLRVQMPQEAGHTVFCFTIDGKLAAVFGLQDTLRKETATTILSLQNRNVAVHVLSGDDDGPVRAVTDQLGIPCSNVRSRCTPADKKSYVEDILSRSPESVVIFCGDGTNDAVVLAQATVGIAISRSLDSTAELAESAADIVLMRPDLKGILTVMDLSRKSVHRIIFNFAWSFAYNLFAVLLAAGAFMSLNNARIPPEFAGLGELVSVLPVILAAVLLKWARF
- a CDS encoding hypothetical protein (EggNog:ENOG503PFQJ), which encodes MSIEYQLARIMSLAMLSGPFVIVMLSPASGRGANRHPSLISAYIALVLPALLSFVAYPATVDAQITCYGFAGQAYTDNTLCPGSNACCGRKATCLSNRLCHNPNDPEGLWVRGPCAIREWDDSCGQICLYNETAASNGVLPRVVQCRDGSLCCNNDPQCCQDGKGTFLDEGGEIVSTRATGATTSFPPLSETGTVRTTVPVPTTSTSSSSTFSSTSSESTSSSSTTEIVVPPTNAGPATPAPTPSDEDKNGLKIGLGVGIPCAVLVAALLAFLFFRRQKKKAPNGPVAELHGASRDMVEVHGHDAHAGGYYRSEFQSKMPPLYSGARPVGDTQQKHPIEMGGEMPTELDSGPMPGNVVHMRRAEMG